From a single Methanobacterium sp. genomic region:
- a CDS encoding DUF2162 family putative transporter, whose amino-acid sequence CFGAVVAAIVLASPFIGVSTVFVGEYAAVFLSLTILSFYFASDAVVRITKKPYPILLGNFMLFVGFYFLASAIVIPNISTVLQSPMSPMDVPSVENLIYAILFVIILAFAGFYLTKRKSNLIQ is encoded by the coding sequence CTGTTTTGGAGCGGTAGTAGCAGCAATAGTACTTGCATCTCCATTTATTGGAGTTTCCACAGTATTTGTAGGAGAATATGCTGCAGTTTTCTTAAGTTTAACTATATTATCTTTTTATTTTGCATCTGATGCAGTAGTGAGGATTACAAAAAAACCGTACCCCATTTTACTGGGTAATTTTATGCTTTTTGTTGGTTTCTATTTTTTAGCGTCTGCAATAGTCATTCCAAATATAAGTACAGTTTTACAATCCCCAATGAGCCCCATGGATGTTCCATCTGTGGAAAACCTGATTTATGCCATATTATTTGTGATAATACTGGCATTTGCAGGATTTTATTTAACAAAAAGGAAAAGTAATTTAATACAATAA